In one Butyrivibrio proteoclasticus B316 genomic region, the following are encoded:
- a CDS encoding class I SAM-dependent methyltransferase, giving the protein MGLSGTELYELYQRQYAGAVEEKRLFYTKANETEFIITKHYIHKYLKPRAKVIDVGAGCGVYTKALADEGFHVDAIDLHPDNVSRMKDLFQDRKNVNICQGNALDLRDSSDGTYDLVLELGPIYHLKNVHERVVAIKEAVRVAKKGAPIFVSFVLQDAPLIEYIFQSENPAEEINEIGYERDTALVTDNTGSSIQLHTISAIDELTDKVLETLPVSKGPRFAQDGLSQVIRESVNKMSEASYNEWIQYLKATAERPDLMGYSNHVVQIFIKN; this is encoded by the coding sequence ATGGGACTTAGTGGAACAGAATTATATGAGCTTTATCAGAGACAGTATGCAGGGGCTGTTGAAGAGAAACGACTGTTTTACACAAAAGCAAATGAAACGGAATTCATAATAACGAAGCATTATATTCACAAATATCTAAAGCCTAGAGCAAAGGTCATAGACGTAGGTGCTGGATGTGGCGTATATACTAAGGCTTTGGCAGATGAAGGATTCCATGTTGATGCTATAGACCTGCATCCCGACAATGTTTCAAGAATGAAAGATTTATTCCAGGATAGAAAAAATGTAAATATTTGTCAGGGCAATGCATTGGATTTGCGAGATTCTTCAGATGGTACTTATGATCTTGTTTTGGAGCTTGGGCCAATTTACCATCTTAAAAATGTTCATGAGAGAGTTGTTGCGATAAAAGAAGCTGTGCGTGTGGCAAAGAAAGGTGCTCCGATATTTGTCTCTTTTGTTCTTCAGGATGCTCCGCTTATAGAATATATTTTTCAGAGTGAAAACCCTGCGGAAGAAATAAATGAAATAGGATATGAGAGAGATACAGCGCTGGTTACTGATAATACAGGCTCATCTATACAGCTGCATACCATATCTGCAATTGATGAACTTACTGATAAAGTACTAGAGACTTTGCCTGTATCAAAGGGACCAAGATTTGCACAGGATGGACTTTCACAGGTTATAAGAGAGTCTGTAAACAAAATGTCTGAAGCCTCATATAATGAATGGATTCAGTATTTGAAAGCAACAGCTGAAAGACCTGATCTTATGGGCTATTCAAATCATGTTGTTCAGATATTCATAAAGAATTGA
- a CDS encoding class I SAM-dependent methyltransferase — translation MNTDRISELRIEWEAEEKIAHIHGWDFSHIHDRYEEEEDLPWNYKQIIDENRVDSMELLDFDTGGGEFLRSLGHPYGKTAATEGYAPNVELCMKELLPLGIDFKACDDASNVPFADGSFDMIINRHGDFDPEETARLLRPDGLFITEQVGGENDRDLVEMVLPDVPKPFPELELSIQKKKFEDAGLKIIRAEEAFRPIRFYDVGAFVWFAHIIEWEFPGFSVDKCFDRLLKIQEVIDKNGYVEGTIHRYLIVAKKKG, via the coding sequence ATGAATACAGATAGAATAAGTGAATTAAGAATAGAGTGGGAAGCAGAGGAGAAGATAGCTCATATTCACGGCTGGGATTTTTCTCATATCCATGACAGGTACGAAGAGGAGGAAGATCTTCCTTGGAATTACAAGCAGATAATTGATGAGAACCGCGTGGATAGTATGGAGTTATTGGACTTTGATACAGGCGGTGGAGAATTCCTGAGATCTCTTGGACATCCTTATGGCAAAACTGCAGCTACAGAAGGTTATGCACCAAATGTTGAGTTGTGCATGAAAGAACTGTTGCCACTTGGAATAGACTTCAAGGCTTGTGATGATGCGTCAAACGTTCCTTTTGCAGATGGCTCTTTTGATATGATTATTAATAGACATGGTGACTTTGATCCTGAGGAAACTGCAAGGCTTCTTCGACCTGATGGACTGTTCATTACTGAGCAGGTTGGCGGGGAGAATGACAGAGATCTTGTAGAGATGGTTCTGCCTGATGTGCCAAAGCCATTTCCAGAGCTTGAGCTTTCTATTCAGAAGAAAAAGTTTGAGGATGCAGGATTAAAGATTATCAGAGCAGAGGAGGCCTTTAGACCTATTCGCTTTTATGATGTTGGTGCATTTGTATGGTTTGCTCATATCATTGAGTGGGAGTTCCCGGGATTCTCTGTAGATAAGTGTTTTGACAGACTTCTCAAAATACAGGAAGTAATTGACAAGAATGGTTATGTAGAAGGTACTATTCACAGATACCTTATAGTGGCAAAGAAAAAAGGCTAA
- a CDS encoding helix-turn-helix transcriptional regulator, whose amino-acid sequence MKNLKLKSARAAKDLSQEDLAKLCDVSRQTISAIEKGDYNPTINLCIAICKALDKTLDELFWN is encoded by the coding sequence ATGAAAAATTTGAAATTAAAATCTGCCAGAGCTGCCAAGGACTTGTCTCAGGAAGATTTGGCCAAACTCTGCGACGTATCAAGACAAACTATCAGTGCTATTGAAAAGGGGGACTATAACCCGACAATAAATCTTTGTATTGCTATCTGCAAAGCTTTGGATAAGACTCTAGACGAACTGTTTTGGAATTAA
- a CDS encoding MerR family transcriptional regulator, which produces MMTVNEVSKMTGVSIRTLHYYDEIGLLKPAKYTDSDYRLYDDAALEKLQQILLFRELEFPLKDIKEIVNRSDFDKTKALEQQIELLELKKEHIENLLNMCKYLKVRGVRKLNFSAFDTSKLDEYAKKAKEQWGDTPAYKEYAEKSKNWTKEYESGLMADFTKLFEELGTMKGMDPASEEVQAQVKKVQDFITEHMYTCTDDILYGLGTGYVGGGELTQNIEKMGGKGTAEFIFQAIKIHCGR; this is translated from the coding sequence ATGATGACAGTAAATGAAGTAAGTAAAATGACGGGAGTGAGTATACGCACACTGCATTATTACGATGAGATCGGACTCTTAAAGCCGGCGAAGTACACCGATTCTGACTACAGGCTGTATGACGATGCAGCTCTGGAAAAGTTGCAGCAGATTTTACTGTTCAGGGAGCTGGAATTTCCGCTAAAAGACATAAAGGAAATAGTTAACAGATCTGACTTTGATAAGACAAAAGCACTGGAACAGCAGATAGAACTTCTGGAACTTAAGAAGGAGCACATTGAGAATCTGCTGAACATGTGCAAATACCTTAAAGTGAGAGGAGTGAGAAAATTGAATTTTTCAGCATTTGATACAAGTAAGCTTGATGAATACGCTAAAAAGGCTAAAGAACAGTGGGGAGATACTCCTGCTTATAAAGAATATGCCGAGAAGAGCAAGAACTGGACAAAGGAATATGAGAGCGGCCTGATGGCTGACTTTACTAAGCTTTTTGAAGAGTTGGGAACTATGAAGGGAATGGATCCGGCATCCGAAGAGGTCCAGGCTCAGGTAAAGAAAGTACAGGATTTCATTACAGAGCATATGTACACATGCACTGATGATATTCTTTATGGCCTTGGAACAGGCTATGTAGGCGGCGGAGAGCTGACCCAGAACATTGAAAAGATGGGCGGTAAAGGAACTGCAGAGTTTATCTTTCAGGCTATTAAGATTCATTGCGGAAGATGA
- a CDS encoding ORF6N domain-containing protein: MEEKNELVEFSTEIDNDDYEDIKDVIHLLRGAQIVLDSDLARLYGVETGSLNRAMKRNKKRFPEEFCFQITKQEYDHLKCQFGISSEYEHGGRRTLPFVYTEQGIAMLSSVLRGETAVTVSIRIMKTFVVMRKYLARNALLMDKVNTIEHRQIESQIQNEQFRLETEKKFDKVFDYIESDKEDMQKVFFDGQIFDAFLLLADIVEEAQSSITLIDGYVDLQTLNILAKKKSGVDVAIYTLPGTKLTKQDITNFNAQYPALNAFKTTAFHDRFMIIDGNKGYHIGASIKDAGKKCFGINRLADVGLINSIIQKAQSTGKQV, encoded by the coding sequence ATGGAAGAAAAAAATGAGTTGGTGGAGTTTTCTACTGAAATAGATAATGATGATTATGAAGATATCAAGGATGTTATTCATTTATTGAGGGGCGCTCAGATAGTGCTTGATTCTGACCTTGCGAGGTTATATGGAGTCGAGACTGGAAGCCTGAACAGAGCTATGAAAAGAAATAAGAAAAGATTTCCAGAAGAGTTCTGTTTTCAAATAACCAAACAGGAATATGATCACTTGAAATGCCAATTTGGCATTTCAAGTGAGTATGAACATGGTGGTAGACGTACACTTCCTTTTGTGTATACAGAGCAAGGCATTGCTATGTTATCATCTGTGCTTAGAGGAGAAACTGCGGTTACAGTTAGTATACGTATCATGAAGACATTTGTAGTCATGAGAAAGTACCTTGCTAGAAATGCGTTACTGATGGATAAAGTTAATACCATCGAACATAGGCAGATAGAATCACAAATCCAAAACGAGCAATTCAGACTGGAAACAGAGAAAAAATTTGATAAGGTTTTTGATTATATTGAGTCGGATAAGGAAGATATGCAGAAAGTTTTCTTTGACGGTCAGATATTCGATGCATTTTTGCTTTTGGCGGATATTGTAGAAGAAGCTCAAAGCAGCATTACCCTTATTGATGGATATGTGGATTTACAAACATTGAATATACTGGCTAAAAAGAAGTCTGGCGTAGATGTTGCTATTTACACATTGCCAGGAACTAAACTGACTAAGCAGGATATTACAAATTTTAATGCACAGTATCCGGCTCTTAATGCGTTTAAAACAACGGCATTTCACGATCGCTTTATGATTATTGATGGTAATAAAGGTTATCATATTGGAGCATCTATCAAGGATGCTGGTAAGAAGTGCTTTGGAATCAATAGACTGGCTGATGTTGGGCTAATCAATTCCATTATACAAAAAGCTCAAAGTACCGGAAAACAGGTGTAG
- a CDS encoding helix-turn-helix domain-containing protein, with product MIISERIFKILEQRGISQSAFGKMVGLSGSTISDWKTKKTNPSADKIMTICDALDITPEQLLTGKGIDGDFDEYSSRELDFSFHDKEIILEYHKLSIDQQKRFERYLKTLKKLDDLEKM from the coding sequence ATGATTATTAGTGAAAGAATATTTAAGATACTTGAGCAAAGAGGAATATCGCAGAGTGCTTTTGGAAAGATGGTGGGGCTTTCAGGTAGTACTATCAGCGATTGGAAGACCAAGAAGACCAATCCTTCAGCAGATAAAATAATGACTATATGCGATGCACTTGATATAACACCGGAGCAGCTTCTTACAGGCAAAGGGATTGATGGTGATTTTGATGAGTATTCTAGTAGGGAATTAGACTTTAGTTTCCATGATAAGGAAATCATTCTGGAATATCATAAGTTGTCTATTGATCAGCAGAAGAGATTTGAGAGGTATCTTAAGACATTAAAAAAGCTTGATGATTTGGAAAAAATGTAA
- a CDS encoding PTS transporter subunit IIC gives MKMKEFLKKKDIEISLKRYGIDALGAMAQGLFCSLLIGTIINTVGTQFKIPFLMQTVATIAGVEYTVGGLATAMSGPAMAVAIGYALKCPPLVLFSMITVGFAANALGGAGGPLAVLFVAIIAAEFGKAVSKETKVDILVTPLVTIAVGVFFSWLIAPPLGRAAMWVGNLIMWATELQPFLMGILVSVVVGIALTLPISSAAICAALQLTGLAGGAAVAGCCAQMVGFAVISFKENKWGGLVSQGIGTSMLQMGNIIKNPRVWIAPIVASAITGPLATCVFGLRMNGAPVSSGMGTCGLVGQIGVYTGWVNDIAAGSKAAITAFDWIGLVMISFVLPAVFSLIIHAGVRKLGWVKDGDLKL, from the coding sequence ATGAAAATGAAAGAGTTTTTGAAGAAGAAGGATATCGAAATCTCTCTTAAGAGATACGGTATCGACGCGCTCGGAGCAATGGCGCAGGGATTATTTTGCTCATTACTTATCGGAACAATCATCAACACGGTAGGCACTCAGTTTAAGATTCCATTTCTGATGCAGACTGTAGCAACGATTGCAGGCGTTGAGTACACAGTAGGTGGACTTGCAACAGCTATGAGCGGACCAGCGATGGCAGTAGCTATTGGTTATGCTCTCAAGTGTCCGCCACTTGTTCTTTTTTCTATGATTACAGTAGGCTTTGCTGCTAATGCACTTGGCGGAGCAGGCGGGCCACTGGCAGTTCTTTTTGTCGCAATAATTGCTGCTGAATTTGGTAAAGCAGTTTCTAAAGAAACAAAGGTTGACATCCTGGTTACTCCTCTTGTTACAATAGCAGTAGGTGTTTTCTTTTCATGGCTCATTGCACCTCCACTTGGAAGAGCAGCTATGTGGGTAGGAAATCTTATTATGTGGGCTACTGAGCTACAGCCATTCCTGATGGGAATTTTGGTCTCAGTTGTAGTTGGTATCGCGCTTACACTTCCTATCTCTTCTGCGGCTATCTGTGCTGCGCTTCAGCTCACAGGACTTGCGGGAGGAGCTGCAGTTGCCGGATGTTGTGCCCAGATGGTTGGCTTTGCTGTTATTTCTTTTAAAGAGAATAAGTGGGGCGGCCTTGTATCACAGGGAATTGGCACATCAATGTTGCAAATGGGGAATATTATCAAAAATCCAAGAGTTTGGATTGCGCCAATCGTTGCGTCCGCAATCACCGGACCATTGGCGACATGCGTGTTTGGACTTCGTATGAACGGCGCTCCTGTATCATCTGGTATGGGAACCTGCGGACTTGTTGGACAGATTGGTGTTTATACAGGATGGGTTAACGATATAGCTGCTGGCAGCAAGGCTGCAATCACAGCTTTTGACTGGATCGGACTTGTGATGATATCATTTGTTCTCCCTGCTGTATTCTCACTTATCATTCACGCAGGTGTCAGAAAGCTTGGATGGGTCAAAGATGGGGATCTTAAACTATGA